DNA from Petropleomorpha daqingensis:
CCGCGGTGAGCACGATGGCGCTGGCCAGCCTCGCCGGACGGGTGCTCGGCTCGGCGCTGCTCGGGCGGGTGCGGCTGACCGCGGCCGCCGCCCTGCTGCTGGGCCTCCAGTGCGCGGCGACGCTCGGCATCGCCGCCGCGCCGTCGCTCGCCGCCGTGGTCGTGAGCACGGTGGCGTTCGGCCTGACGGTGGGCAACATGCAGGTGCTGCACCCGTTGCTGGTGGCCGAGCGGTTCGGGGCGCGGCACTACGGGCGGATCCTCGCGCTGTCCAACCTCGGCGTCAGCTGCGGCATGGCCTTCGGCCCGCTGCTGGTCGGCGCCGTGCGCACCGGCACCGGCGCCTACCTGTGGGCGATGGCCGCGGCGGCCGCCGCTGCCGGGTTCGGCGGGCTGCTCGTCCTCCTGCTGCTGCGGGTGACGCGCCGTGCACCCGCCCCGGTACTCGACGCCGTCCGTACTTGACGTCAACCTCACACCGACGGGTACCGTCCGGGTACCGCACCGATGCCGGAGGGACCATGCGCTCGTTCGAGGACGTCCAGGAGCTGCTCGCCGCCGAGGGCGCCGACCTGGGCGCCACCGCCTGGCGGCAGATCACGCAGGAGCAGGTCGACTCCTTCGCCGACACGACCGACGACCACCAGTGGATCCACGTCGACACCGAGCGCGCGGCGAGCGGCCCGTACGGCGGCACGATCGCCCACGGCATGCTCACCCTCTCGCTGGTGCCGGTGATGATCGGCGAGACCGTGTCGGTGAACGCGACCTACGGCCTGCACTACGGGTTCGAGAAGGTGCGGTTCACCGCGCCCGTGCCGGTGGGCAGCCGGATCCGCGCGCACGTGACCGTGCTGCGCACGGCACCGGTCGAGGGGGGCACGAAGGCGACCTTCGGTGTCACGGTGGAGGTCGAGGGCGGCGACAAGCCGGCCTGCGTCGCCGAGGACACGATCGTGTGGCTGACCTGATGCGGCCCGCCCCGGCGCCGGTCGGCGTCGGACCCGGGCCCGACCAGCAGCTGCGCCGAGACGCCGGGCCGCAGACCGATCGCGGCCACGCGCGCAAGGCCGAGCTCCTCGACGCGGCGCGACGGGTGTTCGAGCGGCAGGGCTTCCTCGACGCCCGCGTCGCCGACATCGCCGAGGAGGCCGGGGTCAGCCAGGGCACCTTCTACACGTACTTCGACTCCAAGGAAGCGATCTTCCGGGCGGTCGCCACCGAGCTGCGCGACCGCATGATCGAGGCGCTCAAGCCGCACGGCCCGCGCCCGGCCACCGTGCACGAGCAGGTCGACCAGGCGATGCGCCGGTTCGTGGCCGCCTACCGGGCCGAGGCGCGGCTGATCGTCGTCGTGGCCCAGCTGGGGCAGTCGACGCCGGAGATCGCCGAGCTGCGCCTGGCGGTGCGCGAGGCGTTCGTCGCCCGCACCGCGCGCGGCATCCGGGTGCAGCAGGCACAGGGGCTGGTCGATCCCGGCCTCGACCCGTGGCTGGCCTCGGAGGTGCTCGGGTCGATGGTCGACGCCACCTGCTGGGTGTGGCTGAACCTCGGCAAGGACTTCGACGAGGAGGCCCTGCTGTCCACCCTCACCCAGGTCTGGACCCGCGCGCTGCACCTGCAGGAGCCCCGGTGAACGACCAGCGGGTGGCCCTGGTGACCGGCGCCGCCCGCGGTCTCGGGCGCAGCCACGCCCTCGCCCTGGCCGCCCGCGGGATGGCCGTGGTCGTCGACGACACCGGCGCGGAGCTCGACGGGACGGGCGGCGACCCGGCCGCCGCGGAGGCGGTGGCGGCCGAGATCCGCGCCGCCGGTGGCACGGCGGTCGCCACGACGGCCGACGTCGCCACGCACGACGGCGCGGCCGCGGCGGTCGCGACCGCGCTGGAGGAGTTCGGCCGGCTCGACGCGCTCGTGGCCAACGCCGGGATCCTCCGCGACCGGACGTTCGCCAAGATGACGCTCGAGGACTTCGACGCCGTCGTCCGGGTGCACCTGTCCGCCGCGGCGTACTGCGCCAAGGCGGCCTGGCCGTCGCTGGTGGCGTCGGGCACCGGGCGGATCGTGGTGACCAGCTCGGCCAGCGGCCTCTACGGCCAGTTCGGCCAGGCCAACTACGCCGCCGCGAAGATGGGCCTGCTCGGCCTGGTCAACGTGCTGAAGCAGGAGGGCGCCCGCGCCGGCATCGGGGTCAACGCCATCGCTCCGGTGGCCGCGACCCGGATGACCGAGCCGCTGCTGCCGCCGGCCGCGCTGCGCGGCCTCGCGCCCGAGCTCGTCTCACCGCTGGTCGCGCACCTGGTGTCGGCCGAGTGCGGCGAGAGCGGGCTCGTGCTGGAGGTCGGCGG
Protein-coding regions in this window:
- a CDS encoding SDR family NAD(P)-dependent oxidoreductase, with product MNDQRVALVTGAARGLGRSHALALAARGMAVVVDDTGAELDGTGGDPAAAEAVAAEIRAAGGTAVATTADVATHDGAAAAVATALEEFGRLDALVANAGILRDRTFAKMTLEDFDAVVRVHLSAAAYCAKAAWPSLVASGTGRIVVTSSASGLYGQFGQANYAAAKMGLLGLVNVLKQEGARAGIGVNAIAPVAATRMTEPLLPPAALRGLAPELVSPLVAHLVSAECGESGLVLEVGGSRVARVQVVESDLEELPAGDDGIAAVVAKLAGIGTGTPFASSNDALARLLSIAADPR
- a CDS encoding MaoC family dehydratase, encoding MRSFEDVQELLAAEGADLGATAWRQITQEQVDSFADTTDDHQWIHVDTERAASGPYGGTIAHGMLTLSLVPVMIGETVSVNATYGLHYGFEKVRFTAPVPVGSRIRAHVTVLRTAPVEGGTKATFGVTVEVEGGDKPACVAEDTIVWLT
- a CDS encoding TetR/AcrR family transcriptional regulator, yielding MADLMRPAPAPVGVGPGPDQQLRRDAGPQTDRGHARKAELLDAARRVFERQGFLDARVADIAEEAGVSQGTFYTYFDSKEAIFRAVATELRDRMIEALKPHGPRPATVHEQVDQAMRRFVAAYRAEARLIVVVAQLGQSTPEIAELRLAVREAFVARTARGIRVQQAQGLVDPGLDPWLASEVLGSMVDATCWVWLNLGKDFDEEALLSTLTQVWTRALHLQEPR